One genomic window of Indioceanicola profundi includes the following:
- a CDS encoding glucosaminidase domain-containing protein, whose protein sequence is MPMEMEGRNGPRWPTLCAIALTLLVGAPLTMWSAAGTGKLPFDRTVKAPVVRMADLAAQGTPVAPLGEPAEEAAVTEVAEVRLDAPTLLTMFRSQDYRIEAVRKGDLPVPRLRLASMPRDMADMVSPDERKDLFLKTMLPLILMANERIERDRTRLQRLHALMEAGYTLSPRDQIWLSRLAGRYGIENNGIVDTKLLLRRVDIVPVSLTLAQAAEESGWGTSRFAQQGNALFGQLTWSAQHSGIVPRNRQAGERHRFRSFEDLSSSVQSYMHNLNTHRAYLDFRRQRASMRSKGQPVDGYKLAAHIERYSERGQDYIAALRNLIRVNDLRDFDRAVLLRDGKEMVLRVTPADPDAPAEEMEPMMVSLPPASGGEDTAPVETADGAY, encoded by the coding sequence ATGCCGATGGAGATGGAGGGCCGTAACGGCCCCCGATGGCCCACGCTCTGCGCGATTGCGCTGACTTTGCTGGTGGGCGCGCCGCTGACGATGTGGAGTGCCGCCGGAACCGGTAAGCTGCCCTTCGACCGTACGGTCAAGGCGCCGGTGGTCCGCATGGCCGATCTGGCCGCCCAGGGAACGCCCGTGGCGCCACTGGGAGAACCGGCTGAGGAGGCGGCCGTAACCGAAGTCGCCGAGGTGCGCCTTGACGCGCCCACCCTGCTGACCATGTTCCGCAGCCAGGATTACCGGATCGAGGCGGTCCGGAAGGGCGATCTTCCGGTGCCCCGCCTGCGGCTGGCCAGCATGCCGCGCGACATGGCCGACATGGTCTCCCCGGACGAGCGCAAGGACCTGTTCCTGAAGACCATGCTGCCGCTGATCCTGATGGCCAATGAGCGGATCGAGCGGGACCGGACACGGCTGCAGCGTCTGCATGCGCTGATGGAGGCCGGCTATACGCTGAGCCCGCGCGACCAGATATGGCTGTCCCGGCTGGCGGGGCGATATGGCATCGAAAACAACGGTATCGTCGACACCAAGCTGCTGCTGCGCCGGGTGGACATCGTCCCGGTCTCCCTCACGCTGGCCCAGGCGGCGGAGGAGAGCGGCTGGGGCACGTCGCGCTTCGCCCAGCAGGGCAACGCCCTGTTCGGCCAGCTCACCTGGAGCGCGCAGCACAGCGGGATCGTGCCGCGCAACCGGCAGGCCGGGGAGCGGCACCGCTTCCGCAGCTTCGAGGACCTGTCGTCCAGCGTGCAGTCCTACATGCACAACCTCAACACCCACCGCGCCTATCTGGATTTCCGCCGCCAGCGCGCCTCCATGCGCAGCAAGGGGCAGCCGGTCGACGGCTACAAGCTGGCCGCCCATATCGAGCGCTATTCGGAACGCGGGCAGGACTACATCGCCGCCCTGCGCAACCTGATCCGGGTCAACGATCTGCGCGATTTCGACCGCGCCGTGCTGCTGCGCGACGGGAAGGAGATGGTGCTGCGGGTGACGCCCGCCGATCCCGACGCCCCGGCCGAGGAGATGGAGCCCATGATGGTCTCCCTCCCGCCCGCATCCGGCGGGGAGGACACGGCGCCGGTGGAGACGGCGGACGGGGCCTATTGA
- a CDS encoding NifU family protein, with translation MFIQTEETPNPATLKFLPGREVLGRGTADFADAGGAHRSPLAQRLFEVEGVTRVFLGSDFVTVTKEEGRDWYLLKPSILGAIMEHFAAGRPVLLDEADDGHVASEDDDEVVAQIKELLDVRVRPAVAQDGGDITFHGFDKGVVYLAMKGACAGCPSSTATLKAGIENMLRHYIPEVVEVRQIR, from the coding sequence ATGTTCATTCAGACCGAAGAGACCCCGAACCCGGCCACGCTGAAGTTCCTGCCCGGCCGCGAAGTGCTGGGCCGCGGCACGGCGGATTTCGCCGACGCCGGCGGCGCCCACCGCTCCCCCCTGGCGCAGCGTCTGTTCGAGGTGGAGGGTGTCACCCGGGTCTTCCTTGGCTCCGACTTCGTCACTGTGACGAAGGAGGAAGGGCGCGACTGGTACCTGCTGAAGCCTTCCATCCTCGGCGCGATCATGGAGCATTTCGCCGCCGGCCGCCCCGTGCTGCTGGACGAGGCCGATGACGGCCATGTGGCCAGCGAGGATGATGACGAGGTCGTCGCCCAGATCAAGGAGCTGCTGGATGTGCGCGTGCGCCCGGCCGTGGCGCAGGATGGCGGCGACATCACCTTCCACGGTTTCGACAAGGGCGTGGTCTATCTCGCCATGAAGGGAGCCTGTGCCGGCTGCCCGAGCTCGACAGCTACCCTAAAGGCTGGGATTGAGAACATGTTGAGGCACTACATTCCGGAGGTTGTCGAAGTCCGGCAGATCCGGTAG
- a CDS encoding adenylate/guanylate cyclase domain-containing protein, translating to MADAVEQGEEVRTPGGSVVFEPSPRAARAMAWLLTAGSESANLSDLLTLLAGHLRDVGAPLDRMTLHIRLLHPQIRSLIYVWRSGEQAVEVIERKHGVELTPAFRNSPIAAITEGGAAGVHVPIGRVPPPYPFEILDELKEQGFTDYAAMAMTFSSGRRNVATFASRAREGFSTDDLTLLYDILPALSSLVEVRALRLLTTNLLDVYVGREAGQRILNGDIRRGTGLTVSAVLWYCDLRGFTGLADRLPIDQLIALLNNYFDIMGGAVARRGGEVLKFIGDAMLAIFPVGEGDGEVRHKCALALDAAEEAIAGMRRINAQRAAWGQPQLGAGIALHLGDVLYGNIGATDRLDFTVIGPAVNLVTRLEELTRNLDRQLLTSAEFAQALADSDRADALTSLGQYPVKGLGYQVEVFGRSETARAR from the coding sequence ATGGCCGATGCGGTTGAACAGGGCGAAGAGGTCAGAACCCCGGGTGGAAGCGTGGTCTTCGAGCCGTCGCCGCGGGCGGCCCGCGCCATGGCCTGGCTGCTGACGGCAGGATCGGAGTCGGCCAATCTGTCTGACCTGCTGACGCTGCTGGCCGGGCATCTGCGCGATGTCGGCGCCCCGCTGGATCGGATGACCCTGCATATCCGTCTTCTTCATCCGCAAATCCGCAGCCTGATCTATGTCTGGCGCTCGGGCGAGCAGGCGGTGGAGGTGATCGAGCGCAAACATGGGGTGGAGCTGACGCCCGCCTTCCGGAACAGCCCCATCGCCGCCATCACGGAGGGCGGGGCGGCAGGCGTGCATGTGCCCATCGGCCGCGTCCCGCCGCCCTATCCCTTCGAAATCCTGGACGAGTTGAAGGAGCAGGGCTTCACCGATTACGCTGCCATGGCCATGACCTTCTCCAGCGGCCGCCGCAACGTGGCGACCTTCGCCAGCAGGGCGCGGGAGGGGTTCAGCACGGACGACCTGACGCTCCTCTACGACATCCTGCCCGCGCTCAGCTCCTTGGTGGAGGTACGGGCCCTGCGACTGCTCACCACAAACCTGCTGGACGTCTATGTGGGGCGGGAGGCCGGGCAGCGCATCCTGAACGGCGATATCCGGCGCGGCACCGGCCTCACCGTTTCCGCCGTGCTCTGGTACTGCGATCTCCGGGGCTTCACCGGCCTGGCGGACCGGTTGCCCATCGACCAGCTCATCGCCCTTCTGAACAACTATTTCGACATTATGGGCGGCGCTGTCGCGCGGCGCGGGGGCGAGGTGCTGAAATTCATCGGCGACGCCATGCTGGCCATCTTCCCCGTCGGGGAGGGGGACGGCGAGGTCCGCCACAAATGCGCCCTGGCCCTGGATGCGGCAGAGGAGGCCATCGCCGGCATGCGCCGCATCAACGCGCAACGTGCCGCCTGGGGCCAGCCGCAGCTCGGCGCCGGCATCGCCCTGCATCTGGGCGACGTGCTGTACGGGAATATCGGGGCCACCGACCGGCTGGACTTCACCGTGATCGGCCCGGCCGTCAACCTGGTGACCCGGCTGGAGGAACTGACCCGCAACCTGGACCGCCAGCTCCTGACCTCGGCCGAATTCGCCCAGGCCCTGGCGGACAGCGACCGGGCCGACGCCCTGACCAGCCTTGGCCAGTACCCGGTGAAGGGGCTGGGCTATCAGGTTGAGGTGTTCGGCCGGTCGGAAACAGCGCGGGCGCGGTAA
- the hemH gene encoding ferrochelatase, producing the protein MSRPMVSLPAPFKPAGEPLMSGLGVSRQDRRRRVAVVLLNTGGPDGPDAVRPFLFNLFHDPAILRLPQPLRFLAAHLSARRLAKGGGAGVSSILAGTEAQARALEEALWDEGEVRTFVAMRYWHPRSSETALAVKDWNPDELVLLPLRPQFSATFTGSALRDWRRAALAAGLEKPTRTICCFPVEPGFVRGVANLARWGLAAAAAHGTPRLLFSARGLPHRGDGAYGRQCERTAEAIMDALAMPGLDWALCHEPLAGLRTGIGSTVETEIERAGLDRVPLVLVPISSVSGGSGELPGIGRDYRDFALRSGVPHFVAVPEVGTHADFIEGLTNLVRDVRAAASPDEICSRTAGRACPVERRSRPQDQ; encoded by the coding sequence TTGTCGAGGCCGATGGTGAGCCTGCCCGCCCCCTTCAAACCCGCCGGTGAGCCCCTGATGTCCGGGCTTGGCGTGTCGCGGCAGGATCGCCGGCGGCGCGTCGCCGTGGTGCTGCTGAATACGGGCGGGCCCGATGGGCCGGATGCCGTGCGGCCGTTCCTGTTCAACCTGTTCCACGATCCGGCCATCCTGCGCCTGCCGCAACCGCTGCGCTTCCTGGCAGCCCACCTGTCCGCGCGCCGGCTGGCGAAGGGCGGCGGGGCTGGCGTCAGCTCCATCCTGGCGGGCACGGAGGCGCAGGCCAGGGCACTCGAGGAAGCCCTGTGGGATGAGGGCGAGGTCCGCACCTTCGTGGCCATGCGCTACTGGCACCCGCGAAGCAGCGAAACGGCCCTGGCGGTCAAGGATTGGAACCCGGACGAGTTGGTCCTGCTGCCGCTCCGCCCGCAATTCTCAGCCACCTTCACCGGCTCCGCCCTGCGGGACTGGCGACGGGCGGCGCTGGCGGCGGGGCTGGAGAAGCCGACGCGCACCATCTGCTGCTTCCCTGTCGAACCGGGCTTCGTGCGCGGCGTCGCCAATCTGGCGCGCTGGGGGCTGGCCGCGGCAGCAGCGCACGGGACCCCCCGCCTCCTGTTCTCCGCCCGGGGCCTGCCGCATCGGGGCGATGGTGCCTATGGCCGGCAGTGCGAACGGACTGCGGAGGCCATCATGGACGCGCTGGCCATGCCCGGACTGGACTGGGCGCTCTGCCATGAGCCATTGGCCGGCCTGCGGACCGGCATCGGCTCCACGGTGGAAACGGAGATTGAGCGGGCCGGCCTTGACAGGGTTCCGCTTGTGCTGGTCCCGATCAGCTCCGTCTCCGGCGGCTCCGGCGAGTTGCCGGGGATCGGCCGGGATTACCGGGATTTCGCCCTGCGCAGCGGCGTGCCCCACTTCGTGGCCGTGCCGGAAGTCGGGACCCACGCCGACTTCATCGAGGGTCTAACCAATCTGGTCCGCGATGTCCGGGCAGCCGCCTCACCCGACGAAATCTGCTCCCGCACCGCCGGCCGAGCCTGCCCCGTGGAGCGGAGAAGCCGACCACAGGACCAATAG
- the hemE gene encoding uroporphyrinogen decarboxylase gives MTSPLAGTEKPFLKALGGAAQPRPPFWLMRQAGRYLPEYRETRRQAGSFLDLCRKPDLACEVTLQPLRRYGMDAAILFSDILIVPWALGQHLEFAEGEGPKLDPIRDAAGLARLDMDGLHAKAQPVYETVANIRAALDQDFRQTALIGFAGSPWTVACYMVEGGGSKEYQHVKRWAFGDPEGFGRLIDIVTDATVAYLSAQVRAGAEVVQLFDSWAGALPAAGFDRWSIEPTRHIVQELKKLHPGLPVIGFPRQAGLNLERYVERTGVDAVSLDPSVPLEWAASRLQPRLCVQGNLDPVLLLTGGKAMEEAVGAILGAFRNGPFIFNLGHGIIKETPPEHVSRLAEMIRGGR, from the coding sequence ATGACCAGCCCCCTCGCCGGTACCGAAAAGCCCTTCCTGAAAGCCCTGGGAGGAGCGGCGCAGCCGCGCCCGCCCTTCTGGCTGATGCGCCAGGCCGGGCGTTATCTGCCGGAATATCGGGAGACGCGGCGGCAGGCCGGCAGCTTCCTGGATCTGTGCAGGAAGCCGGACCTCGCCTGCGAGGTGACGCTGCAGCCGCTGCGCCGCTATGGGATGGATGCGGCGATCCTGTTCTCGGACATCCTGATCGTGCCCTGGGCCCTCGGCCAGCATCTGGAATTCGCGGAGGGCGAAGGGCCGAAGCTGGACCCGATCCGGGATGCGGCCGGCCTCGCCCGGCTGGATATGGATGGGCTGCATGCGAAGGCGCAGCCGGTCTACGAGACGGTTGCCAATATCCGGGCGGCATTGGACCAGGATTTCCGCCAGACGGCCCTGATCGGCTTCGCCGGCTCCCCCTGGACGGTGGCCTGCTACATGGTGGAGGGCGGCGGATCGAAGGAATACCAGCATGTGAAACGCTGGGCATTCGGCGATCCGGAGGGGTTCGGCCGGCTGATCGACATCGTGACCGACGCCACCGTGGCCTATCTGTCGGCCCAGGTGCGGGCGGGTGCGGAGGTCGTGCAGCTTTTCGACAGCTGGGCGGGCGCTCTTCCCGCCGCCGGGTTCGACCGCTGGTCGATCGAGCCGACTAGGCACATCGTCCAGGAACTGAAAAAGCTGCATCCGGGCTTGCCGGTGATCGGCTTCCCGCGGCAGGCCGGCCTCAATCTGGAGCGCTATGTGGAGCGGACCGGCGTGGATGCCGTCTCGCTGGACCCGTCGGTGCCCCTGGAATGGGCTGCAAGCCGATTGCAGCCCCGCCTGTGCGTCCAGGGCAATCTGGACCCCGTCCTCCTGCTCACCGGCGGCAAAGCCATGGAGGAGGCTGTGGGGGCGATCCTGGGGGCATTCCGGAACGGACCCTTCATCTTCAATCTGGGCCACGGCATCATCAAGGAGACCCCGCCGGAGCATGTGAGCCGGCTGGCGGAGATGATCCGCGGCGGGCGGTGA